One window of Burkholderia thailandensis E264 genomic DNA carries:
- a CDS encoding porin, with product MKKFAVAAAGLAVATGAHASDGSVTLFGLVDAGVSYVSNEGGRHNVYFDDGIAVPNLWGLRGTEDLGGGAKAIFELTSQYALGNGAALPTPGSMFSRTALVGLWSERLGSVTLGQQYDFMTDSLTFGSFDGAFRYGGLYNFRQGPFSKLGIPDNPTGSFDFDRMAGSSRVPNAVKYTSANLNGLVFGLMYGFGNQAGGGLSANSTVSAGLKYEAGSFALGAAYVEVKYPQMNNGHDGLRNWGLGARYALSAFDLNLLYTNTRNTLTGAAIDVIQAGARYVGAPWTIGANYEYMKGNAQLDRNYAHQVTAAVQYALSKRTSAYVETVYQYAGGSAGAHAWINGVMGPDAQSSSRSQFLARIGMLTRF from the coding sequence ATGAAGAAGTTTGCGGTAGCGGCGGCGGGCCTCGCCGTCGCGACGGGCGCGCATGCGTCCGACGGCAGCGTCACGCTGTTCGGCCTGGTCGATGCAGGCGTGTCGTACGTGTCGAACGAAGGCGGCAGGCACAATGTGTATTTCGACGACGGCATCGCGGTGCCGAATCTATGGGGGCTCAGGGGCACCGAGGATCTCGGCGGCGGCGCGAAGGCGATCTTCGAGCTGACGTCGCAATACGCGCTCGGCAACGGCGCCGCGCTGCCGACGCCAGGCTCGATGTTCTCGCGCACCGCGCTCGTCGGCCTCTGGAGCGAGCGGCTCGGCAGCGTGACGCTTGGCCAGCAATACGACTTCATGACCGATTCGCTGACGTTCGGCTCGTTCGACGGCGCGTTCCGCTACGGCGGCCTGTACAACTTCCGACAGGGGCCGTTCTCGAAGCTCGGGATTCCCGACAATCCCACCGGTTCGTTCGACTTCGACCGGATGGCGGGCTCGAGCCGCGTGCCGAACGCGGTCAAGTACACGAGCGCGAACCTGAACGGGCTCGTGTTCGGCCTGATGTACGGCTTCGGCAATCAGGCGGGCGGCGGGCTCTCGGCGAACAGCACGGTCAGCGCCGGCCTCAAGTACGAGGCGGGCAGCTTCGCGCTCGGCGCCGCATACGTCGAGGTCAAGTATCCGCAAATGAACAACGGGCACGATGGGCTGCGCAACTGGGGGCTCGGCGCGCGCTATGCGCTTTCCGCGTTCGACCTGAACCTGCTGTACACGAACACGCGCAATACGCTGACGGGCGCGGCGATCGACGTGATTCAGGCGGGCGCGCGCTACGTCGGCGCGCCATGGACGATCGGCGCGAATTACGAGTACATGAAGGGCAACGCGCAGCTCGATCGGAACTACGCGCATCAGGTCACGGCGGCCGTGCAGTATGCGCTGTCCAAGCGCACGTCCGCGTACGTCGAGACCGTGTATCAGTACGCGGGCGGCAGCGCCGGCGCGCACGCCTGGATCAACGGCGTGATGGGGCCCGATGCGCAATCTAGCTCGCGCTCGCAGTTTCTCGCGCGCATCGGAATGCTGACCCGCTTCTGA
- a CDS encoding type III restriction-modification system endonuclease — MQLHFESDLDYQLEAIEAVCGLFRGQEACRAEFSVTAQAARRRASPQISLGMAESGLGVGNRLTLDAHTFAENLARVQVRNGLPPSGAPRSNDFTVEMETGTGKTYVYLRTIFELHRRFDFTKFVIVVPSVAIKEGVYKTLQITERHFRRLYAGVPFDYFVYDSAKLGEVRSFASKSTVQIMIVTVAAINKKDVNTLYKDSEQTGGEKPIDLIRAAHPIVIVDEPQSVDGGLDGRGKEALDAMHPLCTLRYSATHADKYQMLYRLDAIDAYERKLVKQVEIASATVEDAHNKPFMRVMSIGSRRGAIAARVELDVATAAGDVERQTVSVSDGDDLERIARRAVYANFRIGEIHAARGAEYLVLRYPGGDAFLSIGDTYGDVDTLAIQREMIRRTIREHLDKELRLTPLGVKVLSLFFVDAVDKYRKYDRHGQPFKGDYARLFEEEYRRAAKLPEYRALFAGVDCAIAAEAVHDGYFSIDRKGGWTDTSDKSAGSRENAERAYGLIMKDKERLLSFDTPLKFIFSHSALKEGWDNPNVFQICTLRDIRSERERRQTIGRGLRLAVNQRGERVRGFDVNTLTVIAGESYEQFAENLQKEIEADTGIRFGIVETHQFAALPVPAGDGSVQPLGVERSTALWTYLRDAGYLDARGRVQDTLRAALKLRALPVPDEFGSQRALIVDMLRKLAGRLDVRNADERRHIALRPDAHGKAVYLGDEFRALWERIQYRTTYRVNFDNARLIERCVAALKAAPAVARARLQWRKAEIAIDAAGVEAIETEAAGAIAIDEGEIDLPDLLTELQDRTQLTRRTIATVLIESGRLDEFPRNPQRFIALVAAALERCKRDALVDGIEYKLLGKEHVHALSLFEDEPLTGYLSSMRRGAAKSIHEDVPCETPAERVFVESLERDDAVRLYAKLPGWFKIPTPLGSYSPDWAVLIAEGDGPRLYFVVESKSGIADSDLHAHERRRIQCGAAHFRALEAASVNPARYVRARCADDLPTAPANARDAA; from the coding sequence ATGCAGTTGCATTTCGAGTCGGATCTCGACTATCAGCTCGAAGCGATCGAGGCGGTATGCGGTCTGTTTCGCGGCCAGGAGGCGTGCCGCGCCGAATTCAGCGTGACCGCGCAGGCCGCGCGGCGGCGCGCGAGCCCGCAGATTTCGCTCGGGATGGCCGAATCGGGGCTCGGCGTCGGCAATCGCCTGACGCTCGACGCGCACACGTTCGCCGAGAATCTCGCGCGCGTGCAGGTGCGCAACGGGCTGCCGCCGTCCGGCGCGCCGCGCTCGAACGATTTCACCGTCGAGATGGAAACGGGCACGGGCAAGACTTACGTATACCTGCGCACGATCTTCGAGCTGCACCGCCGCTTCGACTTCACGAAGTTCGTGATCGTCGTGCCGTCGGTCGCGATCAAGGAAGGCGTGTACAAGACGCTGCAGATCACCGAGCGGCATTTCCGGCGCCTGTACGCGGGCGTGCCGTTCGACTATTTCGTCTACGATTCGGCGAAGCTCGGCGAGGTGCGCAGCTTCGCGTCGAAATCGACCGTGCAGATCATGATCGTCACGGTCGCGGCGATCAACAAGAAGGACGTCAACACGCTCTACAAGGACAGCGAACAGACGGGCGGCGAAAAGCCGATCGACCTGATTCGCGCGGCGCATCCGATCGTGATCGTCGACGAGCCGCAGAGCGTGGACGGCGGGCTCGACGGGCGCGGCAAGGAAGCGCTCGACGCGATGCACCCGCTCTGCACGCTGCGCTATTCGGCGACGCACGCGGACAAGTATCAGATGCTGTACCGGCTCGACGCGATCGACGCGTACGAGCGCAAGCTCGTCAAGCAGGTCGAGATCGCGTCGGCGACGGTCGAGGATGCGCACAACAAGCCGTTCATGCGCGTGATGTCGATCGGCAGCCGGCGCGGGGCGATCGCCGCGCGCGTCGAGCTCGACGTCGCGACGGCCGCGGGCGACGTCGAGCGGCAGACGGTTTCCGTCTCCGACGGCGACGATCTCGAGCGCATCGCGCGCCGCGCCGTCTACGCGAACTTCAGGATCGGCGAGATTCACGCGGCGCGCGGCGCCGAGTATCTGGTGCTGCGCTATCCGGGCGGCGATGCGTTCCTGTCGATCGGCGACACATATGGCGACGTCGATACGCTCGCGATCCAGCGCGAGATGATCCGCCGCACGATCCGCGAGCATCTCGACAAGGAACTGCGGCTCACGCCGCTCGGCGTGAAGGTGCTGTCGCTCTTCTTCGTCGATGCGGTCGACAAGTATCGCAAGTACGACCGCCACGGCCAGCCGTTCAAGGGCGATTACGCGCGGCTGTTCGAAGAAGAATACCGGCGCGCGGCGAAGCTGCCGGAATATCGCGCGCTGTTTGCCGGCGTCGATTGCGCGATCGCGGCCGAGGCCGTGCACGACGGCTATTTCTCGATCGACAGGAAAGGCGGCTGGACCGACACGAGCGACAAGAGCGCGGGCAGCCGAGAGAACGCGGAGCGCGCGTACGGCCTCATCATGAAGGACAAGGAGCGGCTGTTGTCGTTCGACACGCCGCTCAAGTTCATCTTCTCGCATTCGGCGCTGAAGGAAGGCTGGGACAATCCGAACGTGTTCCAGATCTGCACGCTGCGCGACATCCGCAGCGAGCGCGAGCGGCGCCAGACGATCGGCCGCGGGCTGCGTCTCGCCGTCAACCAGCGCGGCGAGCGCGTGCGCGGCTTCGACGTCAACACGCTGACGGTGATCGCGGGCGAGAGCTACGAGCAGTTCGCCGAGAACCTGCAGAAGGAAATCGAAGCCGATACGGGCATCCGCTTCGGCATCGTCGAAACGCATCAGTTCGCCGCGCTGCCCGTGCCGGCGGGCGACGGCAGCGTGCAGCCGCTCGGCGTCGAACGGTCCACCGCGCTATGGACGTATCTGCGCGACGCCGGCTATCTCGATGCGCGCGGCCGCGTGCAGGACACGCTGCGCGCGGCGCTCAAGCTGCGCGCGCTGCCGGTGCCCGATGAATTCGGCTCGCAGCGCGCGCTGATCGTCGACATGCTGCGCAAGCTCGCGGGGCGGCTCGACGTGCGCAACGCGGACGAGCGCCGCCACATCGCGCTGCGGCCCGACGCGCATGGCAAGGCGGTGTACCTGGGCGACGAATTCCGCGCGCTGTGGGAGCGCATCCAGTACCGGACGACCTACCGCGTGAACTTCGACAACGCACGCCTGATCGAGCGCTGCGTCGCCGCGCTGAAGGCCGCGCCCGCCGTCGCGCGCGCGCGGCTGCAGTGGCGCAAGGCCGAAATCGCGATCGACGCGGCGGGCGTCGAGGCGATCGAAACCGAGGCGGCGGGCGCGATCGCGATCGACGAAGGCGAAATCGACCTGCCGGATCTGCTGACCGAGCTGCAGGACCGCACGCAGCTCACGCGGCGCACGATCGCGACCGTGCTGATCGAAAGCGGCAGGCTCGACGAGTTCCCGCGCAATCCGCAGCGCTTCATCGCGCTCGTCGCTGCGGCGCTCGAGCGCTGCAAGCGCGACGCGCTCGTCGACGGGATCGAATACAAGTTGCTCGGCAAGGAGCACGTGCATGCGCTGTCGCTGTTCGAGGACGAGCCGCTTACCGGCTATCTGTCGAGCATGCGGCGCGGCGCGGCGAAATCGATCCATGAGGACGTGCCGTGCGAAACGCCTGCCGAGCGCGTGTTCGTCGAATCGCTCGAACGGGACGACGCGGTCAGGCTGTACGCGAAGCTGCCCGGCTGGTTCAAGATCCCGACGCCGCTCGGCAGCTACAGCCCCGACTGGGCGGTGCTGATCGCCGAGGGCGACGGGCCGCGCCTCTATTTCGTCGTCGAATCGAAGAGCGGCATCGCCGACAGCGATCTGCACGCTCACGAGCGGCGCAGGATTCAGTGCGGCGCGGCGCATTTCCGCGCGCTCGAGGCGGCCTCGGTCAATCCTGCGCGCTATGTGCGCGCGCGTTGCGCCGACGATCTGCCGACGGCCCCCGCCAACGCGCGCGACGCGGCCTGA
- a CDS encoding branched-chain amino acid ABC transporter permease: MKTPLAFAAPPRDAAARATPSGARLPLVATLGTLAAIALVVPAVADAYWIKTLTSALTVSIAAAGVALLYRQLGLVCLSQHALLGVGGWIALRLAHLGAPFELCVIAGAAGGSAVGMIAGLPALRLRGLYLALVTLMMAGGFQVVVSAIGFPDGGGGFTGHLSFGARQMMARPLAGQSDAAYFRYVAAWAALAFALIELHRRSKAGRSWALIRRGEMPALAAGVNVVFYQTWAFGLAGLLAGLSGGLLAGSVGQLDGRAFAASESVLLFALSVVGGVYHWFGALITGLLLRAVPALLTDFGVNGYLAMIFFGAALLHALITAPAGIAGQLAALASRIARAFRARDGGAR, translated from the coding sequence ATGAAAACGCCTCTCGCCTTCGCCGCGCCGCCGCGCGATGCGGCCGCACGCGCCACGCCGTCCGGCGCGCGCCTGCCACTCGTCGCGACGCTCGGCACGCTCGCCGCGATCGCGCTCGTCGTGCCCGCCGTCGCCGACGCATACTGGATCAAGACGCTGACGTCCGCGCTGACGGTCAGCATCGCCGCCGCCGGCGTCGCGCTGCTATACCGGCAGCTCGGGCTCGTGTGCCTGTCGCAGCACGCGCTGCTCGGCGTCGGCGGCTGGATCGCGCTCAGGCTCGCGCATCTCGGCGCGCCGTTCGAGCTCTGCGTGATCGCGGGCGCGGCGGGCGGTAGCGCGGTCGGGATGATCGCGGGGCTTCCCGCGCTGCGCCTGCGCGGCCTCTATCTCGCGCTCGTCACGCTGATGATGGCGGGCGGGTTTCAGGTCGTCGTGTCCGCGATCGGTTTTCCGGACGGCGGCGGCGGCTTCACCGGCCATCTGTCGTTCGGCGCGCGGCAGATGATGGCGCGGCCGCTCGCCGGCCAGAGCGACGCCGCGTATTTCCGCTATGTCGCCGCGTGGGCCGCGCTCGCGTTCGCGCTGATCGAGCTGCATCGCCGCTCCAAAGCGGGGCGCTCGTGGGCGCTGATCCGGCGCGGCGAGATGCCGGCGCTTGCGGCGGGCGTCAACGTCGTCTTCTACCAGACCTGGGCGTTCGGCCTCGCGGGCTTGCTTGCCGGGCTGTCGGGCGGCCTGCTGGCGGGCTCCGTCGGCCAGCTCGACGGGCGCGCGTTCGCCGCGTCCGAATCGGTGCTGCTGTTCGCGCTGTCGGTCGTCGGCGGCGTCTATCACTGGTTCGGCGCGCTGATCACCGGGCTGCTGCTGCGCGCGGTGCCCGCGCTGCTGACCGACTTCGGCGTGAACGGCTATCTCGCGATGATCTTCTTCGGCGCGGCGCTGCTGCATGCGCTGATCACGGCGCCCGCCGGCATCGCCGGGCAGCTTGCGGCGCTCGCGTCGCGGATCGCGCGCGCGTTTCGCGCCCGCGACGGAGGCGCACGATGA
- a CDS encoding ABC transporter ATP-binding protein, with protein MRLEVKDLVVHRANKPVLHGVSLAVAPGRVTALVGANGAGKSTLVMSIAGTLPATSGAVLLDGAPLGALRPEAVRRRGIAVVPEGHRVLGDLSVRDNLRAAGAFLSARRLNDAIDRALAIFPELEAKLDARGNDLSGGQKQMVCVSQALIGEPHTLLIDELSLGLAPAVTKRLAQTVARIANDGVAVLLIEQFTTIALALATNAYVLERGRVAFAGTAQMLRERPEILHGSYLASKGGGANAA; from the coding sequence ATGCGGCTCGAAGTGAAAGACCTCGTCGTTCATCGCGCGAACAAGCCCGTGCTGCACGGCGTGTCGCTCGCGGTCGCGCCCGGCCGGGTGACGGCGCTCGTCGGCGCGAACGGCGCCGGCAAATCGACGCTCGTGATGAGCATTGCCGGCACGCTGCCCGCGACGTCGGGCGCCGTGCTGCTCGACGGCGCGCCGCTCGGCGCGCTGCGCCCCGAGGCGGTGCGCCGCCGCGGCATCGCGGTCGTGCCGGAAGGGCATCGCGTGCTCGGCGACCTGTCGGTGCGCGACAACCTGCGCGCCGCGGGCGCGTTCCTGTCGGCGCGGCGGCTCAATGACGCGATCGACCGCGCGCTCGCGATTTTCCCGGAACTCGAGGCGAAGCTCGATGCGCGCGGCAACGATCTGTCGGGCGGGCAGAAGCAGATGGTATGCGTGTCGCAGGCGCTGATCGGCGAGCCGCACACGCTGCTCATCGACGAGCTGTCGCTCGGCCTGGCGCCCGCGGTGACGAAGCGTCTCGCGCAGACCGTCGCGCGGATCGCGAACGACGGCGTCGCGGTGCTGCTGATCGAGCAGTTCACGACGATCGCGCTCGCGCTCGCGACGAACGCGTATGTGCTCGAACGCGGGCGCGTAGCGTTCGCGGGCACCGCGCAGATGCTGCGCGAGCGGCCGGAGATCTTGCACGGCAGTTATCTCGCGTCGAAGGGCGGCGGCGCAAACGCGGCGTGA
- a CDS encoding helix-turn-helix domain-containing protein, with protein MVNGRFFTTAGESPAFRGHAWGRVVTQYFGGLDACCDSDDVFDAQLSQYEIGPMRVFTIAAPAHRIVRPVAALHDHGSDFFKLILQLSGVSEIEQRGKVFRLRTGDWSLYDPRVPYSIANLTRVEQLAIQIPRRQLGGFAVPDLHTSDVREFELKGLFSLLSSFLMSLSEQLPSLPGTTGAALSETILGLIVSTLTAQRDAQGAHVALPAVLRMRVKQYIRGHLADADLSIDRIARELRCSKRYLHRIFEEEGVTIDRYIWSSRLERCKDALDNARAAKPAISEIAFSWGFSSSAHFCRSFKQRYGMTPREFVRRRTSA; from the coding sequence ATGGTGAACGGCAGATTCTTCACGACGGCGGGCGAATCGCCCGCGTTTCGCGGCCACGCATGGGGCCGCGTCGTCACGCAATACTTCGGCGGACTCGACGCGTGCTGCGACAGCGACGACGTGTTCGACGCGCAGCTCAGCCAGTACGAGATCGGCCCGATGCGCGTGTTCACGATCGCCGCGCCCGCACACCGGATCGTGCGGCCCGTCGCGGCGCTGCACGATCACGGCTCCGATTTCTTCAAGCTGATCCTGCAACTGAGCGGCGTGAGCGAGATCGAGCAGCGCGGCAAGGTGTTCCGGCTGCGCACCGGCGACTGGAGCCTGTACGACCCGCGCGTGCCGTACAGCATCGCGAACCTGACGCGCGTCGAGCAACTGGCGATCCAGATTCCGCGCAGGCAGCTCGGCGGCTTCGCGGTGCCGGACCTGCACACGTCCGACGTCCGCGAGTTCGAGCTCAAGGGGCTGTTCTCGCTGCTGTCGTCGTTTCTCATGTCGTTATCCGAACAATTGCCGTCGCTGCCCGGCACGACGGGCGCCGCGCTGTCTGAGACGATTCTGGGCCTCATCGTATCGACGCTGACCGCGCAGCGCGACGCGCAAGGCGCGCACGTCGCGCTGCCCGCCGTGCTGCGGATGCGCGTGAAGCAATACATCCGCGGCCATCTCGCCGACGCCGACCTGTCGATCGACCGGATCGCGCGCGAGCTGCGCTGCTCGAAGCGCTATCTGCACCGGATCTTCGAGGAGGAAGGCGTGACGATCGACCGCTACATCTGGTCGAGCCGGCTCGAGCGCTGCAAGGATGCGCTCGACAACGCGCGCGCGGCGAAGCCCGCGATTTCCGAGATCGCGTTCAGTTGGGGATTCAGCAGCAGCGCGCATTTCTGCCGCAGCTTCAAGCAGCGCTACGGCATGACGCCGCGCGAGTTCGTGCGGCGGCGCACCTCGGCCTGA
- a CDS encoding branched-chain amino acid ABC transporter permease, translating to MNAIDFVPYLISGLGVGAVYALSGVGLVVLYRASGVLNFAFGATGALGAYVAAACLDAGYPQALAWGAAIAASTAASLVYGLALAPRLAARDRVVRSIATLGFALVLLGFCEWYWGDTPRRLVLPTDSEALDFGDVRFTYTRIVGLALAFAMMAAIGVVLARTRLGLQMRALSNDRHLSGLLGIRVLRVDVAAWAISGVFAGITGLLLGNLVRLQAAVLTFLVIPAFAAAIVGRLASLPATVAAGVAIGLAEALAITVPGFAPYRSATPFLIALVAMLFIGSQSSGHAANES from the coding sequence ATGAACGCGATCGACTTCGTTCCTTACCTGATCTCCGGGCTCGGCGTCGGCGCGGTCTACGCGCTGTCGGGCGTCGGCCTCGTCGTGCTGTATCGCGCGTCCGGCGTGCTGAACTTCGCGTTCGGCGCGACGGGCGCGCTCGGCGCATACGTCGCGGCCGCATGCCTCGACGCCGGCTATCCGCAGGCGCTCGCGTGGGGCGCGGCGATCGCCGCGTCCACCGCGGCGTCGCTCGTCTACGGCCTCGCGCTCGCGCCGCGGCTCGCCGCGCGCGACCGCGTGGTGCGCAGCATCGCGACGCTCGGCTTCGCGCTCGTGCTGCTCGGCTTCTGCGAATGGTACTGGGGCGACACGCCGCGCCGCCTCGTGCTGCCGACCGACAGCGAAGCGCTCGACTTCGGCGACGTGCGCTTCACGTACACGCGAATCGTCGGCCTCGCGCTCGCGTTCGCGATGATGGCGGCGATCGGCGTCGTGCTCGCGCGCACGCGGCTGGGACTGCAAATGCGCGCGCTGTCGAACGACCGGCACTTGAGCGGCCTGCTCGGCATTCGCGTGCTGCGCGTCGACGTCGCCGCATGGGCGATCTCCGGCGTGTTCGCGGGCATCACCGGGCTGCTGCTCGGGAACCTCGTGCGCCTGCAGGCGGCCGTGCTCACGTTCCTCGTGATCCCGGCGTTCGCCGCGGCGATCGTCGGCCGGCTCGCGTCGTTGCCCGCGACGGTCGCGGCCGGCGTCGCGATCGGCCTTGCCGAGGCGCTCGCGATCACCGTGCCCGGCTTCGCGCCGTACCGCAGCGCGACGCCGTTCCTGATCGCGCTCGTCGCGATGCTCTTCATCGGCTCCCAATCGAGCGGCCACGCCGCGAACGAATCATGA
- a CDS encoding ABC transporter ATP-binding protein translates to MIEISNLTVQFGGTRVLDALDAKLAAPICGLIGPNGAGKTTLLNVLSGFLRPRAGSVALDGRALLALSVAERVRAGVRRTFQTEQIVEDLSVHDNVLALAEHVMPAFAAREDTRRALELVGLADVAHMRGAALNLYQRRMLELGKALVGAPRLLLLDEPGAGLNETEAARLADVIVRIPECVGAQVLLIDHDVDLIDAVCEATLVLDFGKRLALGPTRAVLDDPLVRSAYLGQAFDEHAA, encoded by the coding sequence ATGATCGAGATCTCGAACCTGACCGTGCAGTTCGGCGGCACGCGCGTGCTCGATGCGCTCGACGCGAAGCTCGCCGCGCCGATATGCGGGCTGATCGGCCCGAACGGCGCGGGCAAGACGACGCTCCTGAACGTGCTGAGCGGCTTTCTGCGGCCGCGCGCGGGCAGCGTCGCGCTCGACGGCCGCGCGCTGCTCGCGCTCTCCGTCGCCGAGCGCGTGCGCGCCGGCGTGCGGCGCACGTTCCAGACCGAACAGATCGTCGAGGATCTGAGCGTTCACGACAACGTGCTCGCGCTTGCCGAGCACGTGATGCCGGCCTTCGCCGCGCGCGAGGACACGCGGCGCGCGCTCGAGCTTGTCGGCCTCGCGGATGTCGCGCACATGCGCGGCGCGGCCCTCAACCTGTATCAGCGCCGGATGCTGGAGCTCGGCAAGGCGCTCGTCGGCGCGCCGCGCCTGCTGCTGCTCGACGAGCCGGGCGCCGGCCTGAACGAGACGGAAGCCGCGCGGCTCGCCGACGTGATCGTTCGCATTCCGGAATGTGTCGGCGCGCAGGTGCTGCTGATCGATCACGACGTCGACCTGATCGACGCCGTGTGCGAGGCGACGCTCGTGCTCGATTTCGGCAAGCGGCTCGCGCTCGGTCCGACACGCGCGGTGCTCGACGATCCGCTCGTGCGCAGCGCGTATCTCGGCCAGGCGTTCGACGAGCATGCGGCCTGA
- a CDS encoding ABC transporter substrate-binding protein: MKPLSPNMKRTLAGACIGAAGFLAQHAAFAQSCGLANGKPATGAPIPIGAIVGKTGPDDFSSSTRAAAAYFKCVNANGGINGRPVQYLVEDDQWNPETASQVASKLVRDRKVLALAGNASFVECGANAKFYEQENVIAIAGVGVPRECYFARNYVPLNMGPRLSMTQAALYAKQQYKATRMVCIAPNIPSLGAWSCEGPVLWGKRNGVSVDTIVMDPDSADPTSVVLQAASKNPQAILLGLPKGLMVPILSAAEQQNLGRRIHFVSAASGYDLGVPKAIGPYWKGNFDVNLEFQPLDAPTPDNQNWLAVMNKYGEKKDPRDTFSQAGYLAARLVTDTLLKLPANQLDRAHVTAALREVKDFRSDILCGPFYVGAGERHNANNAGRMAQSTGAGWKTVSTCQAVDDPQLVDIRAAEKKMH; the protein is encoded by the coding sequence ATGAAGCCGCTTTCCCCCAACATGAAGCGCACGCTCGCCGGCGCGTGCATCGGCGCCGCGGGATTTCTCGCACAGCATGCGGCGTTCGCGCAGAGCTGCGGGCTCGCGAACGGCAAGCCCGCGACCGGCGCGCCGATTCCGATCGGCGCGATCGTCGGCAAGACCGGCCCCGACGATTTCAGCTCGTCGACGCGCGCGGCCGCCGCGTACTTCAAATGCGTGAACGCGAACGGCGGCATCAACGGCCGGCCGGTCCAGTATCTCGTCGAAGACGATCAATGGAATCCGGAAACGGCGTCGCAGGTCGCCTCGAAGCTCGTGCGCGACCGCAAGGTGCTCGCGCTCGCGGGCAACGCGAGCTTCGTCGAATGCGGCGCGAACGCGAAGTTCTACGAGCAGGAGAACGTGATCGCGATAGCGGGCGTCGGCGTGCCGCGCGAATGCTATTTCGCGCGCAACTACGTGCCGCTCAACATGGGGCCGCGTCTGTCGATGACGCAAGCCGCGCTGTACGCGAAGCAGCAGTACAAGGCGACGCGAATGGTCTGCATCGCGCCGAACATCCCGAGCCTCGGCGCGTGGTCGTGCGAGGGGCCGGTGCTGTGGGGCAAGCGCAACGGCGTGAGCGTCGATACGATCGTGATGGACCCCGATTCCGCCGATCCGACGTCGGTCGTGCTGCAGGCGGCGTCGAAAAATCCTCAGGCGATCCTGCTCGGGCTGCCGAAGGGGCTGATGGTGCCGATCCTGTCGGCCGCCGAGCAGCAGAACCTCGGCCGGCGGATTCACTTCGTCTCGGCGGCGTCCGGCTACGACCTCGGCGTACCGAAGGCGATCGGCCCGTACTGGAAGGGCAACTTCGACGTGAATCTCGAATTCCAGCCGCTCGACGCGCCGACGCCGGACAACCAGAACTGGCTCGCGGTCATGAACAAATACGGCGAGAAGAAAGACCCCCGCGACACGTTCTCGCAGGCCGGCTATCTCGCCGCGCGGCTCGTGACCGATACGCTGCTGAAACTGCCCGCGAACCAGCTCGACCGCGCGCACGTGACGGCCGCGCTGCGCGAGGTGAAGGACTTCCGCAGCGACATCCTGTGCGGTCCGTTCTACGTCGGCGCGGGCGAGCGGCACAACGCGAACAACGCGGGCCGGATGGCGCAATCGACGGGCGCGGGCTGGAAAACCGTGTCGACGTGCCAGGCGGTCGACGATCCGCAACTCGTCGACATCCGCGCGGCCGAAAAGAAGATGCACTGA